The window TCCGTGCAGGAGTCCGCGGCGGCGCTGCACGCGCTGCTCGCAGAGAGGGGTCTCGCATGACGACGACCGTCGCCGATGTCTCCGAGGAGGAGACCGGCAGCCCGTACGCGCTGAGCCACCTGGACGCTCTGGAGTCCGAGGCGGTGCACATCTTCCGCGAGGTGGCGGGCGAGTTCGAGCGGCCGGTGGTCCTCTTCTCGGGCGGCAAGGACTCCATCGTCATGCTGCACCTGGCGCTGAAGGCGTTCGCCCCGGCGGCGGTGCCCTTCTCGCTGCTGCACGTCGACACCGGGCACAACTTCCCGGAGGTCCTGGAGTACCGCGACCGCACGGTGAAGAAGCACGGGCTGCGGCTGCACGTCGCCTCCGTGCAGGAGTACATCGACCGCGGCGCCCTCAAGGAGCGCCCGGACGGCACCCGCAACCCGCTGCAGACCGTGCCGCTCACGGAGAAGATCCAGGCCGAGCGGTTCGACGCCGTGTTCGGCGGCGGGCGCCGGGACGAGGAGAAGGCCCGGGCCAAGGAGCGGGTGTTCTCGCTGCGGGACGAGTTCTCGCAGTGGGACCCGCGCCGTCAGCGGCCCGAGCTGTGGAACCTCTACAACGGCCGGCACGCGCCCGGAGAGCACGTCCGCGTGTTCCCGCTGTCCAACTGGACCGAGCTGGACGTGTGGCAGTACATCGCCCGCGAGGGCATCGAGCTTCCGGAGATCTACTTCGCGCACGAGCGTGAGGTGTTCCAGCGCGCGGGCATGTGGCTGACCGCCGGTGAGTGGGGCGGCCCGAAGGGGAGCGAGTCGGTCGAGACCCGCCTCGTCCGCTACCGGACCGTCGGCGACATGTCCTGCACGGGCGCCGTCGACTCGGACGCCACCACGCTGGACGCCGTGATCACCGAGATCGCCGCCTCCCGGCTCACCGAGCGGGGCGCCACCCGCGCCGACGACAAGATGTCCGAGGCCGCGATGGAAGACCGCAAGCGCGAGGGGTACTTCTAGCCATGACGAGCACCATCGAGCCCACCGAGCCGCTGTCGGTCGAGCAGCTGTCCGAGACGACGCTGCTGCGGTTCGCGACCGCCGGTTCCGTCGACGACGGCAAGTCCACCCTCGTCGGCAGGCTGCTGCACGACTCCAAGTCGATCCTCACCGACCAGCTGGAGGCCGTGGAGCACGCCTCGCGCAACCGCGGCCAGGACACACCCGACCTCGCGCTGCTCACGGACGGCCTGCGGGCCGAGCGGGAGCAGGGCATCACGATCGACGTGGCGTACCGCTACTTCGCCACGGCCCGGCGCCGGTTCATCCTCGCCGACACGCCCGGACACGTGCAG of the Streptomyces aurantiacus genome contains:
- the cysD gene encoding sulfate adenylyltransferase subunit CysD gives rise to the protein MTTTVADVSEEETGSPYALSHLDALESEAVHIFREVAGEFERPVVLFSGGKDSIVMLHLALKAFAPAAVPFSLLHVDTGHNFPEVLEYRDRTVKKHGLRLHVASVQEYIDRGALKERPDGTRNPLQTVPLTEKIQAERFDAVFGGGRRDEEKARAKERVFSLRDEFSQWDPRRQRPELWNLYNGRHAPGEHVRVFPLSNWTELDVWQYIAREGIELPEIYFAHEREVFQRAGMWLTAGEWGGPKGSESVETRLVRYRTVGDMSCTGAVDSDATTLDAVITEIAASRLTERGATRADDKMSEAAMEDRKREGYF